In one window of Oncorhynchus gorbuscha isolate QuinsamMale2020 ecotype Even-year linkage group LG23, OgorEven_v1.0, whole genome shotgun sequence DNA:
- the LOC124010772 gene encoding TSC22 domain family protein 3-like isoform X2 yields MSTEIFKTPMEVAVYQLHNFSISFFSSLVGGDVVSVKLDNSASGASVVAIDNKIEQAMDLVKNHLMYAVREEVEILKEQIRELAEKNNQLERENSLLKNLASPEQMESFRERVPSDSDALVPLRLDNQYQQQAQQYQQQAQIGLHNPDQSCHISAGSAV; encoded by the exons ATGAGTACGGAGATCTTCAAAACACCAATGGAGGTTGCTGTCTATCAGTTGCATAACTTCAGcatctccttcttctcctcgTTAGTAGGAGGAGATGTGGTGTCTGTTAAACTCGACAACAG TGCCTCGGGTGCAAGCGTTGTTGCCATTGACAACAAGATAGAACAGGCAATG GATCTGGTGAAGAACCACCTGATGTATGCCGTCAGGGAGGAAGTGGAGATCCTCAAGGAGCAGATCAGAGAGCTGGCTGAGAAGAACAACCAGCTAGAACGTGAGAACAGCCTTCTGAAGAACCTGGCCAGTCCAGAACAGATGGAGAGCTTCCGCGAACGGGTTCCGTCCGACTCAGACGCTCTGGTCCCCCTGCGGCTGGACAACCAGTACCAGCAGCAGGCTCAGCAGTACCAGCAACAGGCCCAGATTGGACTCCATAACCCTGACCAGTCCTGCCACATCAGCGCTGGCTCTGCTGTGTAG